From Phragmites australis chromosome 5, lpPhrAust1.1, whole genome shotgun sequence, a single genomic window includes:
- the LOC133918506 gene encoding phosphopantothenoylcysteine decarboxylase subunit VHS3-like, giving the protein MEALVGSKSNGGGKAADLARLMVAEAALEVQRSLVGLVAVMLSVQNEIFTSGGEQDLINRIMGKSKNEAVPENMDDGESDDDNEEGDDEDAENQDVDDDGDDEEASDDEGNEEDGDNDDPAANGEGGSDDDDDDGGEGEDDEDEQVEGEDDDEEEEEEEEEEEEEDEDDEDVPQPPTKKRK; this is encoded by the exons ATGGAGGCGCTGGTTGGGAGCAAGAGCAATGGAGGCGGCAAGGCCGCCGATTTGGCTCGGCTGATGGTCGCGGAGGCCGCCTTGGAGGTGCAAAGGTCGCTTGTTGGTCTCGTTGCCGTG ATGTTGTCAGTGCAAAATGAAATCTTTACATCTGGTGGAGAGCAGGATTTGATTAATAG GATTATGGGCAAAAGCAAAAATGAAGCTGTGCCTGAGAACATGGATGATGGAGAGTCTGATGATGATAATGAGGAGGGAGACGATGAGGATGCTGAAAAccaagatgtcgatgatgatggtgatgatgaagaagCCTCAGATGATGAAGGGAACGAGGAGGATGGTGACAACGACGATCCTGCAGCAAATGGTGAAGGAGGGagcgatgacgatgatgatgacggtGGAGAGggtgaggatgatgaggatgagcaggttgagggggaggatgatgatgaagaggaggaagaggaagaggaggaagaagaagaggaggacgaggatgacGAGGACGTCCCCCAACCACCTACCAAGAAAAGGAAATGA